ATCACGCTGTGCTCGTCCAACCCGGCAAGCGACCCCTGGTCGGTCAGTACCGGGACCAGTCCGCGTGCCGCCGCAGCGCGCACTTCTTGGCCGCTGCCTTCTTTGGGCGAACGTGGCTGATTCATGAGGAAGCTCCTGGCTGGGTATTTTGCCCCAGGCGCGTGCCCGGGATGAGGCGTGACTGGCGGGCGTTGAGCAATTCGCGGGCTGGCAGCGCCTTGCCTCCGGGGAGTTGGGCGTGGCTGACGCAAAGGACCTGGCGGCCTTCGGGGCCACAGGCGATGCGCAAGTGATCCTCACCGTGTTCGAGCAGCATACCGGGTGTCGTTGGCGGCTGTTCGCCCGGCTCGACACCTGCCTTCAACAGGCGCAGACGGTCGTCACCCAGAGCGCTCCAGGCCACAGGCCAGGGGTTGAAGGCGTGAATGGTGCGTACCAGCTGTTCAGCAGGCTGGCTGAAATCCAGCTCGGCCTCGGCCTTGGTGAGCTTGGCGGCGTAGGTGACGCCGTCTTCCGGTTGGGGAGACGCAGTGACGCGCCCTGTCTCCAGCTCGTCCAGCACGCTCACCAGCGCGTTGGCCCCTTGCAGAGCCAGCCGGTCGTGCAGGTCGCCGCCGGTGGTCTGGTCGGTGATCGGCGTACGCACCTCTGACAGCATGTCGCCGGTATCCAGGCCGGCATCCATTTGCATGATGGTCACGCCGGACTCGTTGTCACCGGCTTCAATGGCGCGCTGGATCGGCGCGGCGCCGCGCCAGCGGGGTAGCAGCGAGGCGTGAACGTTAAGGCAGCCCAGGCGAGGAATATCCAGCACGGCCTGGGGTAACAGCAGCCCGTAAGCGACGACGACCATTACATCGGCGTTCAGCGCTGCCAGGCTCGCCTGCGCATCGGCCGCCTTCAGGCTTTCAGGCTGGTAAACCGGCAGTCCATGCTCAACTGCCAGGCGCTTGACAGGGCTTGGGGTGAGCTTGCGTCCGCGCCCGGCGGGACGGTCGGGCTGGGTATAGGCGGCGACCACCTGATGCTGGCTTTCCAGCAGGGCGGCCAGACTTGAGGCAGCGAATTCCGGGGTACCCGCAAAAACAACGCGCAATGATGACATGGACACAGGGACCTGACGGCAAAAGTAAATGTGACGGTAATTTGAACAGCAAGGGCGCGGTCAGGCGTCCTGCATTTGCTTGTGGCGCTTTTCCATCTTCTTGCGAATCCGGTCACGCTTGAGGGGCGACAGATAGTCGACAAACAGCACGCCCTCCAGGTGGTCGTACTCGTGCTGAATACAGTGCGCCAGCAAACCATCGGCTTCCAGGGTGTAGGGCTCACCGTTGCGGTTCAGCGCTTTCAGCTCCACGTTCAGGTAGCGGGGCACTTCAGCGTAGTGCTCCGGAATCGACAGGCAGCCTTCCGACAGCGGCTCTTTCTCGTCGCCGATGGGGGTATAACTGGGGTTGATAAGCACCAGCGGCTGGGAGTTATCGTCGCTGACATCCATGACCACCACCCGGCGGTGAACGTCCACCTGGGTCGCGGCAAGGCCGATCCCCTTGGCGTCGTACATGGTTTCCAGCATGTCATCGACGAGCTTGCGCACTTCATCGTCGACGCTTTGAACTGCTTTGGCCTTGGTGCGCAGGCGCTCGTCGGGGAATTCGAGAATGGCGAGTTTGGCCATGGCGTTGCTACCACCGTTATGCTGAACTGAGTAATCGCTTGAGCAGTGCGCCAATGGGGCCGCATGCCCAAGTGCTTTATTTATGATCCGAGTACTTTATGATCGACCACTATATCATGCTGTCAATGTTCCGGGCATGCCTGCCCGGTGGCGCAGCGCGGATCACCGGCGTAATCGCAGGTAAAAACAGGGGGCAGGATGGAGGTTGGACAACGCAGGCGATATGGTGCGGGCTGGTGGCTCATCGGCGCATTGACGCTGTTGATATCACTTGAAGTTGGCGCCTGGGAGCGTATTCGCGACTCGGCACCCGAGCGCTACACGGTGGTAGAGGGCGATACCCTGTGGGACATTGCTGGCCGGTTCTTGCATGCGCCCTGGCAGTGGCCTGATCTGTGGCAGGCCAACCCTGCTATCCGCAATCCACATCTTATTTACCCCGGCGATGTGCTCACCCTCAGCGATTGCAAGGGCGCTCCTTGCCTGTCGCTTTCCCGGGGGCAGCGGGTAGTGACACTATCGCCCAAAATGCGCGCCGTACCTCGCCGCGAAGCGATAGCCCCCATCGACGCAAGTATTATCCGGCCGTTCTTGCGTGATCATCGTATTGTAGAGGGTGACTTCGTCGAAGACGCCATGGCTTATGTCGTGGCCGGGGACCAGGGGCGTTTGATCAGCGGGGCGGGCGATTCGTTGTATGTGCGCGGGCAGGTGCCCAGGCAAGAAGACGTGGGCATTTATCGGCCTGCCGACACCTATACGGCTAACGATGGCACGGTGTTGGGTACCGAGCTGATCAAGATCGGTGAAGCCCGATACCTGCGCGCCGAAGAGGATATCACCCAACTGCGGGTGATCAGCGCCAACCAGGAAATACGCAATAACGACCTTGTCTTGCCGCTGGAAACCCCGCGACTGGATAACGACATGGTGCCCCGCGCGCCGCGCAATGCGCTGTCCGGCTCACTGATCGGCGTGCCGGGCGGGGTGCGCTTTATCGGCCGCCTCCAGGTGGTGACGATCGATTTAGGCACGCTGGATGGTGTACAGGCCGGGCATGTCTTCCAGATTGCCCAGCAGGGCAAGGTGATCAATGATCCACGTAGCCAGGCACCGCTTACGCTGCCCAGTGAGGCCGCCGGCACCTTGATGGTCTTCACCCCCTATGACCGTGTGAGTTATGCGCTGGTGATGGAAGCCTCCCGTGTACTGGAGGTTGGCGATCGGGTACGCACGCCGCCCCGTTAAATGAGGGGCAAGAGATGGATGGATTGAGCAAGGAGATGTAGATGGATACCAGGGAGTGGTTGGTGGTCAATGCATTGCCGGGGGTGGGACCCCAGCGAATCGCTGAACTCGTGGCACAACAGCCGCAGTGGCCACAAGGGTGGCTGGCGGGGTTGCCCAGCAAGGCAGCCAGTGCGCTGCGATTATGGTGTGAGCACCCCACCAAAAGCCCCTTGCAGCGTGAGGTCGAGGCGAGCCTGGCCTGGCAGTCCAGTGCGCCAGGGCGTGCAATCTTGCACCGCGACCACCCGGCGTGGCCAAGGCTACTCAATCAAATACCTGATCCGCCAGCCGTCCTCTGGGCACAGGGCGACCTGAGCGCCCTTGAGCGTCCGACGCTCGCCATGGTGGGTACGCGTCGGCCGACATCGGAAGGGACCTACAATGCGCAGACTTTCGCTCGGGAAATGGCGAGGCGGGGGTGGAGTATTGTCAGCGGAATGGCGTTAGGCATTGACGGGGTGGCCCAGCAGGCCGCCCTGGACGCGGGTGGTAGCAGCGTCGCGGTATTGGGTTGCGGGATTGATGTGATTTATCCCGCCCGCCATCGCGCGCTTTATCAACAGCTCAGCGATTCGCCGGGTGGACTGGTGCTGGCCGAACACCCGCCGGGTACCAAGGCTCACCCCGCATTTTTCCCGCGTCGTAACCGTATCGTCACAGGTTTATCGCTGGGCACGCTGGTGGTGGAGGCGACTGAGAAAAGCGGCTCGCTGGTCAGCGCCCGCTTGGCTATGGAGCAGGGCCGCGATGTGTTTGCCCTGCCCAGTTCGTTGCACAATCAGCAGGCCCGTGGCTGTCTGCAGCTGCTGCGCCAGGGGGCAGCCATGGCTTGCGACCCCGAGGACATTGTCAACGAGCTTCACCATTGGGCGAGCGAGTTTCTACCGCCACCGGTTGACGATGTCGCTTCTCCTCGGCTTGGTCCTGAATCGGCAGACGAACTGCTGCCCGATGCGCTGCTTAGCTTACTGAGCGCCTCGCCTAAGCCCATTGACACGCTGGTTCAACAAAGCGGCAGTTCGGTGAGTGACTGCCAGCAGCGCCTGCTGATGTTGGAAATCGACGGCTGGGTCGCATCGCGGGCGGGCGGTTGGGTGCGGCTACCCCGCCCATGATAAGATAATGTTTCCTTTACCATAACGGGTGGAGACGTCATGACGACAGCGGCTGAACTGGATAAAGCGGTTCGCGCATTGCGCAACGGCGGCGTTATTGCCTGCCCAACGGAAGCGGTGTGGGGATTAAGCTGTGATCCTGATAACGACGAAGCGCTGGCTCAGTTAATGCGCTTAAAGGTCCGCGATCCCGCCAAGGGCGTGATTCTGGTGGCGGCCTCGATTGGCCAGTTTCAGCCGTGGCTCACGCAGTTGCCGCTGGCTCTTCATGCGCCGTTGATTGCCAGCTGGCCGGGGCCCAATACCTGGCTGGTGCCGGATAACGGCCGCAGTCACGGCCTGGTTCGCGGTGCGCACAGCAAAGTGGCGCTACGGGTCACTGACCACCCGCTGATGCAGGCGCTTTGCGAAGCCTTTGGTGGCCCGCTGGTGTCGACCTCTGCCAATGTGGCCGGAGACCCTCCAGCGACCCATGCGGATGACGTCAGGGCGATATTTGGCGACCAGCTGGCGGCGATTATCGACGGTGAGCTCGGCGGTAACCAACGGCCCAGCAAGATCCGCGATCTCGTCAGTGGCAGCGTGATACGCAGTTAATCGATCATCAGGAGACGACGTGGCGCACGAACATCTGGATACCGTCAAAAATTACCTGCTAGATCTACAGGAGCGCCTTTGCGAGGGGCTGGCAAGCGCTGACGGACAGGCAAACTTCAAGCAGGACGAATGGGACCGTGAAGAAGGTGGCGGTGGCCGCTCGCGGGTGATTGAAAATGGCAGCGTGTTTGAAAAAGGCGGCGTCAATTTCTCGCATGTGTTCGGCACCCAGTTGCCGCCCTCGGCCACGGCCGCGCGGCCGGAGCTTGCCGGGCGCAGTTTTCACGCGGTCGGGGTTTCCTGGGTGCTGCATCCGGAAAATCCTCATGTGCCCACCAGCCACGGCAATGTACGCTTCTTTATCGCCGAAAAAGAGGGCGAGCCGCCGGTTTGGTGGTTTGGTGGTGGCTATGACTTAACGCCGTTCTACCCGGTGTTTGACGATGTGGTGCACTGGCACCGGGTGGCCAGCGCGGCCTGCGCGCCGTTTGGCGACGACATTTACGCGCGCTACAAGGCCTGGTGCGATGAGTACTTCTATCTCAAGCACCGTGAAGAAACCCGGGGCGTGGGCGGCTTGTTCTTTGACGATCTCAACGACGGCAGCTTTGACGACTGCTTTGCTTTTCAACGTGCCGTCGGCGACAGTTTTCTGGATGCCTACCTGCCGATTGTCGAGCGTCGCCGTGGCGATGCCTGGAACGAGCGGCAGCGTCAATTCCAGCTTTATCGCCGCGGTCGCTATGTCGAGTTCAACCTGGTATGGGATCGGGGGACGCTGTTTGGTCTGCAAAGCGGGGGACGTACCGA
This window of the Halomonas sp. SH5A2 genome carries:
- a CDS encoding LysM peptidoglycan-binding domain-containing protein, with amino-acid sequence MEVGQRRRYGAGWWLIGALTLLISLEVGAWERIRDSAPERYTVVEGDTLWDIAGRFLHAPWQWPDLWQANPAIRNPHLIYPGDVLTLSDCKGAPCLSLSRGQRVVTLSPKMRAVPRREAIAPIDASIIRPFLRDHRIVEGDFVEDAMAYVVAGDQGRLISGAGDSLYVRGQVPRQEDVGIYRPADTYTANDGTVLGTELIKIGEARYLRAEEDITQLRVISANQEIRNNDLVLPLETPRLDNDMVPRAPRNALSGSLIGVPGGVRFIGRLQVVTIDLGTLDGVQAGHVFQIAQQGKVINDPRSQAPLTLPSEAAGTLMVFTPYDRVSYALVMEASRVLEVGDRVRTPPR
- a CDS encoding L-threonylcarbamoyladenylate synthase, giving the protein MTTAAELDKAVRALRNGGVIACPTEAVWGLSCDPDNDEALAQLMRLKVRDPAKGVILVAASIGQFQPWLTQLPLALHAPLIASWPGPNTWLVPDNGRSHGLVRGAHSKVALRVTDHPLMQALCEAFGGPLVSTSANVAGDPPATHADDVRAIFGDQLAAIIDGELGGNQRPSKIRDLVSGSVIRS
- the def gene encoding peptide deformylase, giving the protein MAKLAILEFPDERLRTKAKAVQSVDDEVRKLVDDMLETMYDAKGIGLAATQVDVHRRVVVMDVSDDNSQPLVLINPSYTPIGDEKEPLSEGCLSIPEHYAEVPRYLNVELKALNRNGEPYTLEADGLLAHCIQHEYDHLEGVLFVDYLSPLKRDRIRKKMEKRHKQMQDA
- the hemF gene encoding oxygen-dependent coproporphyrinogen oxidase codes for the protein MAHEHLDTVKNYLLDLQERLCEGLASADGQANFKQDEWDREEGGGGRSRVIENGSVFEKGGVNFSHVFGTQLPPSATAARPELAGRSFHAVGVSWVLHPENPHVPTSHGNVRFFIAEKEGEPPVWWFGGGYDLTPFYPVFDDVVHWHRVASAACAPFGDDIYARYKAWCDEYFYLKHREETRGVGGLFFDDLNDGSFDDCFAFQRAVGDSFLDAYLPIVERRRGDAWNERQRQFQLYRRGRYVEFNLVWDRGTLFGLQSGGRTESILMSMPPLARWEYAFTPENDSPEARLNAYLVPRDWLDEATRTRGEEVL
- the dprA gene encoding DNA-processing protein DprA, whose amino-acid sequence is MDTREWLVVNALPGVGPQRIAELVAQQPQWPQGWLAGLPSKAASALRLWCEHPTKSPLQREVEASLAWQSSAPGRAILHRDHPAWPRLLNQIPDPPAVLWAQGDLSALERPTLAMVGTRRPTSEGTYNAQTFAREMARRGWSIVSGMALGIDGVAQQAALDAGGSSVAVLGCGIDVIYPARHRALYQQLSDSPGGLVLAEHPPGTKAHPAFFPRRNRIVTGLSLGTLVVEATEKSGSLVSARLAMEQGRDVFALPSSLHNQQARGCLQLLRQGAAMACDPEDIVNELHHWASEFLPPPVDDVASPRLGPESADELLPDALLSLLSASPKPIDTLVQQSGSSVSDCQQRLLMLEIDGWVASRAGGWVRLPRP
- the fmt gene encoding methionyl-tRNA formyltransferase, which translates into the protein MSSLRVVFAGTPEFAASSLAALLESQHQVVAAYTQPDRPAGRGRKLTPSPVKRLAVEHGLPVYQPESLKAADAQASLAALNADVMVVVAYGLLLPQAVLDIPRLGCLNVHASLLPRWRGAAPIQRAIEAGDNESGVTIMQMDAGLDTGDMLSEVRTPITDQTTGGDLHDRLALQGANALVSVLDELETGRVTASPQPEDGVTYAAKLTKAEAELDFSQPAEQLVRTIHAFNPWPVAWSALGDDRLRLLKAGVEPGEQPPTTPGMLLEHGEDHLRIACGPEGRQVLCVSHAQLPGGKALPARELLNARQSRLIPGTRLGQNTQPGASS